The sequence tacaTCAAAAGTCACTGAACTGTGCAAGGAAAGCtagtgaattgtatggtatgttaactacaactcaataaaaattaaaaaaaaaaaaaagacacatctaGTTAGAATAAGCAGTGTTAACAAGACTATGATTTTACCATAGCATTTTATATTGAATCTAACATGTTGCATCTTTTCCAAATACATTTCTTGCCTAATAGAAATGGAGGTGTATTCCCATCAAAAGAAGAGATTCTTGTAATTCTGCTGTCCCCAAGTTAATTTTGTTTGAGATGTCATCCTTGCCCAGTTCACTTATTAGTACCGATAATCCCCATCTAAAATAACAAAGaactttcaaaaatacaaaatcttATTTCAGTCAGTGCATCCATAGTTCTTAGCCTCTCATTGGGAAGCTTCAAGATATCCTTGAATAAGATCCTGAACACGCGACAAAAtaatctcattagaactgttgCAATTTTCTGGACCATACGGTGGGTCTATGGTCAAGACCCCAGCCACACAAAGAGTCTTTCGTGAATCTCTCTGTTCAGTGATGGGGATGTGATTCTTCTCCAGCCATTTCTTCAGGctgttcttcctcttttccagatCCTCAGGGCTGTATGCTTTGCAGTCTCCAGACATGAACAAATGCATCAGCTTCTCTCTCACGCTATGGTCCCCTTCATTCACAATTTCAACAGTCTGTACAGCATGTCCCATAATTCCAGTCACAGATATGCTGCCATCTTCAAGGAAGTTCACGAGGACAATACTTTGAAGAAAAAGTAAGTTCAGAGCACAGTTGCAAAAGAAAAACCTAAAGGCCCATAAAACTAGGGAAGCAATGAAATGAGAGCATCAACCCCATCAGGTCACTAGAATAATAGGGAATATTCTCTCCGTTTTAAATTAATATTCTCACCACCAAATGTTTTCACTTGTTCCATCTGAATTCTCTGAGGGTCCTAAACATCTAAACCTTTTGTTCAGCTAATCATTGTGGGATGTAGTTAAAGCATTACTTTAAAAGTTATGAATGTTTCAATATGTattaggaaagaagagagggtACAGATTTAACTTTTAGAGTTAGGAAACAACTGAATAACTCCCCTTCAGAGCAGACCAAAGAAAATAACACAGCAcaaaattaatgaaacagaaaacaaaagagtcAAGTCAGTAAGAGGATCatcaaagccaaaagctggttctttgaaaagtgtatataaatttcagaaaactcAGGCAAgactaataaaaagagaaagaaggcacACATAAATAGTATTAGGAATAAGGTAGCAAAAATTAAtggtataaaatattaaaaacatttaaaccaGTAATTTTGACACTTAGAAAACTTCctagaaaatatgtatttctacTACTGActcaaaaagagagacagaatgtAAATAGTcctataacctttaaaaaaaaaaacctgaaataacCAGTTTAAAATCTTCCCATGATGGGGGTGGCGGTTGGGGGGTGGAGCTGGCAGGGGTTGAGAGGGGGAAAGGCCCAGACAATTTTAccacaaaattctataaaattttCAAGAATCAAACATTTCCAATCCAACCAATCCAATTCTCCTAAGGACTATAAAAGGGAGATTATGCCATAACTCATTTAATGAGGCTAATATAACCTTGATACCAAAAGCAGAGGacaggattaaaaaataaaattataagctaATCTCATTTATGAATACAAATGCAAAAATCCTaactaaaatataatatatatgatatgatatgatccAATGTGACATGATAGAATTTCATTTCTGTGGTACTGTCCCTAAAAACCTATAATCCCAGTCTATGAGAAAACATCATACAGACCCAAATTGAGAGATATTCTATTAAATACCTCACCAAAACTCTTCAAAAGTGTCAGGATgatgaaaaacaatttaaaaaggactgagaaactgtcacataTCAGAGGAGACTAAGGAGACATGGTGATTAAATGTAGTGTGGGACCTTGGATTGAATTCTAGAGCAGAAAATCCTTGGCTTGGAATCCAGAAAAAGGCCATCAGtggaaaaactgataaaatcCAAATGACTGTAGTTTACTTAGTGAAAATTTTTAGTTCTGACAAGTGTTTGACAGTTGTGTAACCTGTTAGTATTAGGGGAGTTAAATACACAGGTTCTCTCTGTACTTTccttgcaatttttctgtaaatctaaaatcacTCCAAAATAAAGTGTGAGTGTATCACTACTTTAAAGTAACCTTGCAAAAAATAATTCTGATCCTAATCAAACCTCTAAATATGAATACCAGTTTATAAGAAATGCAAACGATAAAAGAACATGTTAAACTACACCATGATAATGCAATGAGCTAAATTCAGAGTGTGTTCAATTCGAAGACAAATGACTCCATTTcttcaacaaaaaataacatggaaaaccaaaaagaaagtaCCAAGTTACAGATTAAGATTCGTAAGAGACATATCAAAAAGTTGATAGGACAACATTAAAAACATACTTTGGAAACAATCAGGAAAACCTGAACTCAAACTAGGAATTAGCTAATATTAAAGTTACTATTACTTTTGTTAGGTGGTTATAAAGGTACGTGGTTACATTTATGAAAGAGTCCTAATCTGCTAAGAGATCTATTTAAGGATTTATGAACAAAAGTTAGTAACAggctttaaaatatttggaagGCAGAATAAGAttagtgtttattattattactctctTCACAAttgtgtatatttgaaattttccaataaaatgtaattaaaaggaGTGTCCCATTTCTACAAACTGGGCTGGTCTGACAGAAATCTATAGTTTGACAGTATTTAGGCTCAAAGGAAATTAAGTACTTATATGAGAATAATCAGCTTTTCATGTATCTATCTGCTTTCTTAGTAgggatagggcttccttggtggctcagacagtaaagcgtctgcctgcaatgtgggagacctgggttcagtccctgggtcaggaagctctcctggagaaggaaatggcaacccactccagtactcttgcctggagaattccatggactgaggagcctggtaggctacagtccatggggttgcaaagagtcagacatgactgagtgacttcacttttctttttttctcttttctttaatatgGATATAACATATAGGCAGTGCAAAGGGGTGATTTCAGGGAAGCAGGACTGGTACTCACTTGGCAGAGACTGGGTCTGTGGTTAAAACCCATCCTTTGTACTCCTTGTCACTGGCTGTTACGCTGACCGCTTTGTAAGTGTAATCTTGCAATTCTAAGGGGcctttcttcatccattcattcatggcTGCCAGCTGGCTAGATCTAAAACAACCACCAGTTAGGATTAATATATATGTCCCCCCGAAGGAAATGTCTTACCCCTAATCTCCATTCTAGAGGTAGAGTACACCAGAGATTTGCATCACGTTCCATATcagaaaaagttaaattttactATTCAGTCTGAAAGCCACGGGACCACGAGTTGCCGCGGGGACGCGTCTGGAGGAATTCATCTGGCACACTTGTATCTCACCTCCCAATCTCAATTCCAGACCGCCTTGACGTTGGCTTCGACTAGTCCGCAGATGCTCCAACCCTTTAACTCAGCTCTCCTTCCATCAAAGGAGCTCACTCCACACCACTattaaccaaaactgaaaaaagaaaactcctctGTTATCCACCCAGTCCCTCTCAGTCCCTCTAGGTTTTCGCTAGATCCGGAGAGGCCCCGGATATGTGACAATTTCATCTTAAAACTCGCTCAGAGATGCGTAAACGAAGCGACAGCAACCGAGACCCGCAGCCGCATGATACTCAGAACTGTACTCAAAACAGGTAATACTTAACGTGTAATCctaacaaatgagaaaaataccAGTTAAAACTCCTAGCAGCGCTCGATTCTCTGCAACCACGCTGAGAGGAAGGAATCACTAGAGCTGAACCCGCCCGAGCCCAGCGTGCTTTGCTCCATGTCGTCACTTCCTTCCCCCAGAATTCTCTGTTTTGTAGTCCGTGGCTTTGTCACACCTCGAAGTCTGAGAGTCCGGAGACCTGGGATGATAAAAGCAGAGTGCAGAGTGTGGGCAGGGGATAAGATTTTTCCTGTAATAATAATAAGCTTCTTTGTTCACTAGGGTCCCCCCATTCACTGCCATTACTgatggacattttaaaataaaaatcttaagaagAAAGACTTGTGCCACCTCCTCCTctggaataaaaatggaattcCAATTTTGCCATGAATCAATCCTTCGTGTAAATCCTAAAACTCTAGAAGTGTGAGGTGACATTGCCTTGGggaagagaaacagaaccaatgtaTTTCTTGTTTGCCCTGTGGTAAGGCAGTTGAGGCAGTTAAGATGCCTAATCTTGAgatgtgccaaagcctttgactgtgtggatcacaataaactgtggaaaattctgaaagagacgggaataccagaccacctggcctgcctcttgagaaatctgtatgcaggtcaggaagcaacagttagaactggacatggaacaacacactggtttcaaataggaagaggacgtcaaggctgtatattgtcaccctgcttatttaacctatatgcagagtacatcatgagaaattctgggctggaggaagcacaagctggaatcaagattgccgggagaaatatcaataacctcagatatgcagatgacaccacccttatggcagagagtaaagaactaaagagcctcttgatgaaagtgaaagaggagagtgaaaaagttggcttaaagctcaacattaaaaaaaaactaagatcatggcatctggtcctatcacttcatgggaaatagatggggaaacagtggaaacagtgactgactgtatttctctgggcttcaaaatcactgcggatggtgaccgaagccatgaaattaaaaggcgcttgctccttggaaggaaagttatgaccaacctagagagcatattaaaaagcagagacattactttgccaacgaaggtccatctagtcaatgcaatggtttttccagtatcatgtatggatgtgagagttggactgtgaagaaagctgggtgccaaagaattgatgctttagaactgtggtgttggagaagactcttgagagtcccttggactgcaaggagatccaaccagtccatcctaaaggagatcagtcctgggtgttcattggagggactgatgttgaagctgaaactccaatattttggccacctgacgccaagagctgattcatttgaaaagaccctgagtctcggaaaagattgagggcaggaggagaaggggacaacagaggatgagatggttagatggcatcaccgatgcaatggacatgggtttgggtggactccgggagttggtgacagggaggcctggtgtgctgcagctcatggggttgcaaagagtcagacatgactgagcgactgaactgaactgagggggtACAGAAGCTGGAAAGAAAAGCCCTGGATAGGGCTGAATTAATGCCCACATGTTAAAGTGCAAGGGACTTGCTTCCATCACAAATCTGTGGTCATGTACTTAGTTGGCTTCTGGCATGGTCCAGAATTTTTCCAGACTATGATCCTGAAAAATGGTGCAAGGTGGTAAATTTTGAGTTCCTGCAAATCTgcaaatacagattttaaaaaactgagttaGAGGACTGTCAAACAATACAGGAAACACCAAAAGTTAACCAGTTTTCCCCTCACAACTTGGATTTGAGTTCCATATAATCCTTGAAGTGTATTGTTTCTAATGTCATCATTTCAAGTAATCCTTACCCAAACCTTCACTCACTGAATGACTGACTTATGATATTAAGGTGGCTTTTGTAGATAAGATTTTGCCATCTAATCTACAAAATCTAATCTAACCTCTAAGTCCTTTATAAATCTACAAAGAACTAACATAAATAGCAATTATTATTGTAATgtgaaggaaaatatttgaattcATAAAAACTCAGCCCAAAAGAGATATTTGTGACAATGCGTCATTTGCATTTTAAGCCTATCTATATTGCAGAATGAAAGACTTTGGCCTCTGTTTTATATACATGAAATTCTACAGGTAGTTGCTAGCCTCAAGCTTACCCCTCAAGTTAGCCCCTTAAAGCCATGAGTGAGACAGGGCcacttccctcccttctctcccctctccctttaGTCTCCTAACTAAAGGCTCATTATCAGATTTGCTGATACAAATCACTGACTTCTAGCAAACTGAACCCAGCCCATTACCTACACAAGTTCTCAGACAGGCCCTCTCTATCTTGTCCTCACTGAGTTCAGAGGGTGTGGCCTTTCCTTTCCCTGGTCAACTCTTATCCTTGTTCTCCCTGGAGCCTCTCATTCCCAGTTGAGATCCCGTCTCTCACATTCTCTGCTcctttggctgtgccacatggcacaTGGGACCTTACTTCCTtggccagggattaaacccatgccctctgcactggaaacttggcagtcttaaccactggaccaccagggaggtccctaaattttgtcttttaatttgaaaGCCTTCAGAtaggttttctctcttctttactaGTTTCCACCACTTTTACTATTTTACACACTTGGCTGATTCATATGTTTAACATTTCTTGCCTGATTCCTATAGGAAGTTTGAGTTTTTGACTCTGGAATAGTCCCtactgataaatgaataaattagcaGAGTACATTATACCTTAATCTCTTGCGAGTTTGGTGAGGATCAGTCTCAATGTGTCTAGTCAACTGTTGGGCCAGTTAAAGGCCAGAACCAGGACGGTGGGTAGCAATGTCAAGGAAATGCCAGTTGCAGAGTTTCTAGTTGGATCTCCATACAGACTTCTCCAGGTGATTTCAAGAGTTCATTGTCACCGTGACCCCTTTTCAACTGTGCGCTCTGATACCATTTTATAGCTTGTTGTTATTCACATTTATATTTTGGCAGTTACTGTAGGTTGGTTCATTTAACAAACCTTTCCCAAAACCTCTAATGAGGCTTGAAAGCTAAAAATCTTCAGCTTCCCATGATGGTAAAAGTGACCACAGGAATACTTCTGGCCAGTGAGACATACACGTAAGTACCTAAGACAGCTGTCCcttccaaaataaaacagaaaattctcCTAAGGAGGAGAAAACCTTTTTGATCCTTTAATCATTTCTCCTCCAGCCCACTGGATGTGCAGTAGTCACTTGCACCAAGGAGATAAATATAAGAGCTACATGCCacacagaaagataaaagaaagaaaaagatccaCAGCAAACCTGAACTACCtacctttctatttattttatttgggacAAATAAACTCCTTTCTGTTTAAACAACTGTTTCAAGTGTTTCCACCCCAACAAAATCCTTATCTAGTTTATCTCCCTAATAAAATCCCCAAAGGAGAAAGCctgttttatctttatattctCAGTACCTTGTTCAATGCCTGCATATAACAGGCACTCAGCATAGATTTGTTTAGTCAATTAATACATTTGCTGTTCTTTGGGGAAAtctgggaaaaaacagaaaaccataatttaagcAAAGAGTTACTTACTTCATAAGGGACCAAGATAAACTAAGAACAGAAAAAGCAAATTGACAGGTCAAATTTTAAATTGGCAAAGCAGGTAACAAAGGGACCTTTGCTTTTTTCAAGAAAGTAATTTAACAGGTAACAAAGGGACCTTTGCTTTTTTCAAGAAAGTAATTTAAATCTGCTCCACTGAAGACTACGGTGTATTACTATCCTTACTAATCGTAGcagtagtaataataaaaatgctattAACTCAATCTTAATGAACATATAAACCATTATCCTTTACAGCTAACGAAGCTGAGGCACAAAAGCCCAAGGCCACAGAACTAGTTAGTGACAGAGGTAGGATACAAACCAGGCAGTCAGGTCAAAGCCTGTCCTCTTAACCACTGCATCATACTAATTAAATAATAGGGAATAACTCAAGTATAATGTGTCACCTAAAAGTCTATTTTTAGCTAGTGAGAAACATGCTTTTCAAAGTAAGTGTTCTAAAACACCAGTTTCCCATTGTGCTCCAGTTGGCTGACTGGACACCCAAAGTACTAAGTTAATGTGCTTAACCCACGTGTTCTAGCAAACTAAACTCTCCCAGCAAATTCTGTCTCCAAGGGTAACTGCAAGAAGGATATACTCAGTCAAATATAATATTTTGGAAGTTACGATTTTATCCTTAAAGCAGGCAAAACCATAAGAAGCCCCATTCCTACAGCTGCTGCTTACTCTCAGTGTAGCTCATGAACAGTGGCAGCAGCGTAGATGCAAGCGGCTCAATGATGTGGAAAAGCTGATCTTCAGAGGAATTATACCTTATGGAGGGCAACTAAAGAGAGGCTATGCAGTAACTAACCTCTCCCTCAAACAAcctagtcttttctttttttctatccaGTGAATTTATCCTCTTGTCCTCCAATTATTTTCAGAAGGTTTATGTGTGTGTGGAAGGGAGGCCTCTTTCTTCCCTATTTTGTGGCAAATTATAGGCCCATATTCGAGCTTCCtaataaaaaaggataaaatatagcACTGATCACACAGGGAAAGATATCGTCTCTGGtataaaaaaccaacaaaaagaaTTGTGTACAAGGGAAAACCATTCAAGAGTCTATGCTATTCAGTACATCATTGTTTTGAAACGTCAGTAACATCttaaagtcttttttctttctttaataattaaataaaaacatttacaaGGCACTGGGATTCCCAGTATAGCTACTTCCCCTATTTTATTTGTGAGCTGTCTATATTATTCActgagatgtttaaaaaaatatttttttcttttcaaaaatgctGTCTAATTTAATTGGTAAATTCATTACATATAAGAGAGCCAGTATGTTTAAAATGTACATCATGGAGTCAGAAGATGGTgcaggaataggatggggagaccactttctcccccacaaattcatcgaaagatcatttgaacgctgagcaaataccacaaaacaacttctgaacgctggtggaggacaccaggcacccagaaaggcaactcattgtcttcaaaaggaggtaggacaaaatataaaagataaaaagagagacaaaagagttagggatagatcaccagcccaggtgggatgcatgagacaagtgctcgagcctggtgcactgggaagacccagaggagtcgggtggagaggaaggggggaggggggatcgggatggggaatacgtgtaactctatggctgattcatgtcaatgtatgacaaaacccactgaaatgttgtgaagtaattagcctccaactaataaaaaaaataaaattaaaaaaaaaaaaaaaaaagagttagggacagatacccgtcctggggagggaggcttaaaagaggagaagtttccaaacaccaggaaaccttctcactggcgggtctgtaGGGAGTtgtcgaatctcagagggcaacataactgggaggaaaaaataaataaaacccacagattacgcgCCTATCTCCAACTGCCAGGGGAGAAGTAGCCCGGACGCGCACATCCAGCCACCAGCAAGCTGGGGCTGAACCGGGAGGCACAGGCTGCACTACTTAGGACAGGCCTAACTGCcttgagggcaatctgagggagctaatgtgagatagcaacccaaactgtgggatagccagagagtgggggaaaaaagaggaaagacagagAACTTTCCtgcaaaaagctctaacctaaggcactgccttctcttgtgttgttggaagaaggtgtttgctatgaccagtgtgctctcttggcaaaaactctattaggctttgccctgcttcattctgtactcaaaggtcaaatttgcctgttactccaggtgtttttttacttcttacttttgctttccagtcccctataatgaaaaggacgccttttttgggtgttagttctaaaaggtcttataggtcttcatagaaccattcaacttcagcttcttcagcattactggttggggcatagacttgtattaccgtgatactgaatggtttgccttggaaatgaacagagatcattctgtcattttggagattgcatccaagtaactgcatttcagactctagttgaccatgatggctactccatttcttctaagggattcctgcccatagtagtagatataatggtcatctgagttaaattcacccattccagttcattttagttagctgattcctagaatgtcgaaattcactcttgacatctcctgtttgacaacttccaatttgccttgattcatggacctaacattccaggttcctactcagtattgctctttacagcatcagaccttgcttctatcaccagtcacatcaacaactgggtatttgaaatcagactgattatattctttgcagccaaagatggagaagctctatacagtcagcaaaaacaagactgggagctgactgtggctcagatcatgaactccttattgccaaattcagacttaaattgaagaaagtagggaaaaccactagaccattcaggtatgacctaaatcaaatgccttatgactatacagtagaagtgagaaatagacttaagggactagatctgatagcagagagcctgatgaactatggatggaggttcgtgacattgtagaggagacagggatcaagaccatccctacggaaaagaaatgcaaaaaggcaaaatggttgcctgagaaggccttacaaatagctgtgaaaagaagagaagtgaaaaggaaagatattcccatctgaatgcagagt is a genomic window of Muntiacus reevesi chromosome 3, mMunRee1.1, whole genome shotgun sequence containing:
- the GEMIN6 gene encoding gem-associated protein 6, whose translation is MNEWMKKGPLELQDYTYKAVSVTASDKEYKGWVLTTDPVSANIVLVNFLEDGSISVTGIMGHAVQTVEIVNEGDHSVREKLMHLFMSGDCKAYSPEDLEKRKNSLKKWLEKNHIPITEQRDSRKTLCVAGVLTIDPPYGPENCNSSNEIILSRVQDLIQGYLEASQ